Proteins encoded in a region of the Methylobacterium radiotolerans JCM 2831 genome:
- the metK gene encoding methionine adenosyltransferase, which translates to MPRSNYLFTSESVSEGHPDKVCDRISDTVVDAYLAAMPEARLGVETLATTNRIVIAGEVRGPDSVTFKDLEALTREAVKDIGYEQSGFHWKNNDVAIHLHAQSADIAQGVDAAGNKDEGAGDQGIMFGYAADETPELMPAPIFYAHKILKDLADARKARQGDAAKLGPDAKSQVTVRYENGRPVEVTQIVLSTQHLDESLDSADVRAIVEPYILKALPQGWVNEGTVWHVNPTGKFVIGGPDGDAGLTGRKIIVDTYGGAAPHGGGAFSGKDPTKVDRSAAYAARYLAKNVVAAGLASRATIQLAYAIGVSKPLSIYVDLHGTGTVDEAKLEAVLMDAMDLSPRGIRTALSLNKPIYARTSAYGHFGRAPEADGGFSWERTDLAGKLKSALA; encoded by the coding sequence ATGCCGCGTTCCAACTACCTGTTCACCAGCGAGTCCGTGTCCGAGGGACACCCCGACAAGGTCTGCGACAGGATCTCGGACACCGTGGTCGACGCCTACCTCGCGGCGATGCCGGAGGCGCGGCTCGGCGTCGAGACGCTCGCCACGACCAACCGCATCGTCATCGCCGGCGAGGTGCGCGGACCCGATTCGGTGACCTTCAAGGACCTCGAGGCCCTTACCCGCGAGGCCGTGAAGGACATCGGCTACGAGCAGTCGGGCTTCCACTGGAAGAACAACGACGTCGCGATCCACCTGCACGCCCAGTCGGCCGACATCGCCCAGGGCGTGGACGCGGCCGGCAACAAGGACGAGGGCGCGGGCGACCAGGGCATCATGTTCGGCTACGCCGCCGACGAGACGCCCGAGCTGATGCCGGCGCCGATCTTCTACGCCCACAAGATCCTCAAGGACCTCGCCGACGCCCGCAAGGCGAGGCAGGGCGACGCCGCCAAGCTCGGCCCCGACGCCAAGAGCCAGGTTACGGTCCGCTACGAGAACGGCCGCCCGGTCGAGGTCACCCAGATCGTGCTGTCGACCCAGCACCTCGACGAGTCCCTCGACTCCGCGGACGTGCGCGCCATCGTCGAGCCCTACATCCTGAAGGCGCTGCCGCAGGGCTGGGTCAACGAGGGCACGGTCTGGCACGTGAACCCGACCGGCAAGTTCGTGATCGGCGGCCCGGACGGCGACGCCGGCCTCACCGGCCGCAAGATCATCGTCGACACCTACGGCGGCGCGGCCCCGCACGGCGGCGGCGCGTTCTCCGGCAAGGACCCGACGAAGGTCGACCGCTCGGCGGCCTACGCGGCGCGCTACCTCGCCAAGAACGTGGTGGCCGCGGGCCTCGCCAGCCGCGCCACGATCCAGCTCGCCTACGCGATCGGCGTCTCGAAGCCGCTCTCGATCTACGTGGACCTGCACGGCACCGGCACGGTCGACGAGGCCAAGCTCGAGGCCGTGCTGATGGACGCCATGGACCTGTCGCCCCGCGGCATCCGTACGGCGCTCAGCCTGAACAAGCCGATCTACGCGCGCACCTCGGCCTACGGCCATTTCGGCCGCGCCCCCGAGGCCGACGGCGGCTTCTCGTGGGAGCGCACCGACCTCGCCGGCAAGCTGAAGTCGGCGCTGGCCTGA
- a CDS encoding superoxide dismutase produces MTFTLPELPYAYDALGPYMSKETLEFHHDKHHKAYVDTGNKLLEGTDLQGKSVEEIVKAAYNTNQPLFNNAGQHYNHIHFWQWMKPNGGGAIPGALAKKIDEDLGGAEKFKADFIQAGVGQFGSGWAWLAVKDGKLAIMKTPNGENPLVHGAQPILGVDVWEHSYYIDYRNRRPDYLKAFIENLVNWEHVEKMYAEATR; encoded by the coding sequence ATGACCTTCACCCTGCCGGAACTGCCCTACGCCTACGACGCGCTGGGGCCGTACATGTCGAAGGAGACCCTCGAGTTCCACCACGACAAGCACCACAAGGCCTATGTCGACACGGGCAACAAGCTGCTTGAGGGCACGGATCTCCAGGGCAAGAGCGTCGAGGAGATCGTCAAGGCCGCCTACAACACGAATCAGCCGCTCTTCAACAACGCCGGCCAGCACTACAACCACATCCACTTCTGGCAGTGGATGAAGCCGAACGGCGGCGGCGCGATCCCCGGCGCCCTCGCCAAGAAGATCGACGAGGATCTCGGCGGCGCCGAGAAATTCAAGGCGGACTTCATCCAGGCGGGCGTCGGCCAGTTCGGCTCGGGCTGGGCGTGGCTCGCCGTCAAGGACGGCAAGCTCGCGATCATGAAGACCCCGAACGGCGAGAACCCGCTGGTCCACGGCGCTCAGCCGATCCTCGGCGTCGACGTGTGGGAGCACTCCTACTACATCGACTACCGCAACCGCCGGCCCGACTACCTGAAGGCGTTCATCGAGAACCTCGTGAACTGGGAGCACGTGGAGAAGATGTACGCCGAGGCGACCCGCTGA
- a CDS encoding haloacid dehalogenase type II: MTDAAKPLAGVKAAVFDAYGTLFDVNAAVQRYAEAVGPDAAHLSEVWRNKQLEYSWTLSLMGQYAAFWDLTVRALDYALAIHPNVDPGLRERLLDAYRDLEAYPEVPGVLAALRKRGIRTAVLTNGNAAMVDRAVASAGLADHLDAVLSVDDAQVFKTHPDAYRIALTRLAVGQGDVLFCSSNRWDVAGARAFGFRTAWVNRKGLPDEYADLAPTVVVESLDGLL; this comes from the coding sequence ATGACCGACGCAGCAAAACCCCTCGCGGGCGTGAAGGCCGCGGTGTTCGACGCCTACGGCACGCTGTTCGACGTGAATGCCGCGGTCCAGCGCTACGCCGAGGCGGTGGGGCCGGACGCCGCCCACCTCTCCGAGGTCTGGCGCAACAAGCAGCTCGAGTACAGCTGGACCCTGTCGCTGATGGGCCAGTACGCCGCCTTCTGGGACCTCACCGTGCGGGCCCTCGACTATGCCCTGGCGATCCACCCGAACGTCGATCCCGGCCTGCGCGAGCGGCTCCTCGACGCCTACCGCGACCTCGAGGCCTACCCGGAGGTCCCGGGCGTGCTGGCGGCCCTGCGCAAGCGCGGCATCCGCACCGCCGTCCTCACCAACGGCAACGCCGCCATGGTCGACCGGGCGGTCGCCTCGGCCGGGCTCGCCGACCACCTCGACGCGGTCCTCTCGGTGGACGACGCGCAGGTGTTCAAGACCCATCCCGACGCCTACCGGATCGCCCTGACCCGGCTGGCGGTGGGGCAGGGCGACGTGCTGTTCTGCTCGTCGAACCGCTGGGACGTGGCGGGGGCAAGGGCCTTCGGCTTCCGGACCGCCTGGGTCAACCGCAAGGGGCTGCCCGACGAGTATGCCGACCTCGCGCCCACGGTCGTGGTCGAGTCCCTCGACGGGCTGCTCTGA
- a CDS encoding M48 family metalloprotease, with amino-acid sequence MGGITGHIIAGRTRAAGRRALGAAALGGLALLLGACVADQTEATVRPAVVRVPAEAPRTTGRERAADADHLKLVASFGGEARAPNVTRMLTEVTDRLVKASDRPDQAYTVTLLDSPVVNAFALPNGRLYVTRGLVALASDTSEVAAVLAHEMAHVTLNHATARSELELRSALVSRVVADVLNDPDTGAQLQSQSRFALARFSREQELEADATGVRTLAKAGYDPFAAGRFLAALNRSTGLKSGSAGAPDMLATHPGTAERINQVTRAARRIGAPGIGTDDRAAYLAAVDGLAYGDNPRDGAVRGHRFIHPGLGIAFEVPEGFTLENTRSAVLGTTQDGGRRLLFDQIEAKDGQPLEAVLKASWNDAFDPAGFETRDVAGHPAAFALSRGKEWTFRLAAIRIGDSTYRMIMAAKGATDPDPAFRRWTATLVAVAPDEAVLRPLRLQVVQAASTSAEDLARRMAVPDRALDRFLVLNGLERGAALVPGRGYKIVVE; translated from the coding sequence ATGGGCGGGATCACGGGGCACATCATCGCGGGGCGGACCCGCGCGGCGGGCCGGCGCGCCCTCGGCGCGGCGGCGCTGGGCGGCCTCGCCCTGCTGCTCGGCGCCTGCGTCGCCGACCAGACCGAGGCGACCGTGCGGCCGGCCGTGGTGCGGGTGCCCGCGGAGGCGCCGCGCACCACCGGCCGCGAGCGCGCCGCGGATGCCGACCACCTCAAGCTCGTGGCCTCCTTCGGGGGCGAGGCCCGGGCCCCCAACGTCACGCGGATGCTGACCGAGGTGACCGACCGCCTCGTGAAGGCGAGCGACCGGCCCGACCAGGCCTACACGGTGACGCTCCTCGACTCGCCGGTGGTCAACGCCTTCGCGCTGCCGAACGGGCGGCTCTACGTCACCCGCGGCCTCGTGGCCCTGGCGAGCGACACCTCCGAGGTGGCGGCCGTGCTGGCCCACGAGATGGCCCACGTGACCCTCAACCACGCCACCGCCCGCAGCGAGCTCGAGCTGCGCTCGGCGCTCGTCAGCCGCGTCGTGGCCGACGTGCTGAACGACCCCGATACCGGCGCGCAGCTGCAGAGCCAGTCGCGCTTCGCGCTCGCCCGGTTCTCCCGCGAGCAGGAGCTGGAGGCCGACGCCACCGGCGTGCGCACCCTCGCCAAGGCCGGCTACGATCCGTTCGCGGCCGGGCGCTTCCTCGCCGCGCTCAACCGCTCGACGGGGCTGAAGTCCGGCAGCGCCGGCGCGCCCGACATGCTGGCGACCCACCCGGGCACGGCCGAGCGCATCAATCAGGTCACCCGGGCGGCCCGCCGCATCGGCGCGCCGGGCATCGGCACCGACGACCGCGCCGCCTACCTCGCGGCGGTGGACGGGCTCGCCTACGGCGACAACCCGCGCGACGGCGCGGTGCGCGGGCACCGCTTCATCCATCCCGGCCTCGGCATCGCCTTCGAGGTGCCGGAGGGCTTCACCCTGGAGAACACCCGCTCGGCGGTGCTCGGGACCACCCAGGACGGCGGCCGGCGCCTGCTGTTCGATCAGATCGAGGCGAAGGACGGCCAGCCCCTCGAGGCGGTGCTCAAGGCGAGCTGGAACGACGCCTTCGACCCGGCCGGCTTCGAGACCCGGGACGTCGCCGGCCACCCGGCGGCCTTCGCGCTGTCGCGGGGGAAGGAGTGGACCTTCCGCCTCGCGGCCATCCGGATCGGGGACTCGACCTACCGGATGATCATGGCCGCCAAGGGCGCCACCGACCCCGACCCGGCCTTCCGCCGCTGGACCGCGACCCTGGTCGCGGTCGCGCCCGACGAGGCGGTCCTGCGCCCCCTGCGGCTGCAGGTGGTCCAGGCCGCCTCGACCAGCGCCGAGGACCTCGCCCGCCGCATGGCGGTGCCCGACCGGGCGCTCGACCGGTTCCTCGTCCTCAACGGGCTGGAGCGGGGCGCCGCGCTGGTGCCGGGACGCGGCTACAAGATCGTCGTGGAATAG
- a CDS encoding EamA family transporter, giving the protein MSPLLESWRFWALAAAGFAALTAILAKVGVAGVPSDVATFVRTAVILVFAGAIVVVSGQAGGLAQVTGRSLAFLILSGLATGASWLCYFRALSLGDAARVAPLDKLSVVLVAILGATLLGETLSLAAWAGVALIAAGAALVASGL; this is encoded by the coding sequence GTGAGCCCCCTGCTGGAATCCTGGCGCTTCTGGGCGCTCGCCGCCGCCGGCTTCGCGGCGCTGACCGCGATCCTCGCCAAGGTCGGGGTCGCGGGCGTGCCGTCGGACGTCGCGACCTTCGTGCGCACCGCGGTGATCCTGGTCTTCGCGGGCGCGATCGTGGTCGTCTCCGGGCAGGCGGGCGGCCTCGCGCAGGTCACCGGCCGGAGCCTCGCCTTCCTCATCCTGTCGGGGCTCGCCACCGGGGCGTCGTGGCTCTGCTACTTCCGCGCCCTGTCGCTGGGCGACGCCGCCCGCGTCGCGCCGCTCGACAAGCTCAGCGTCGTGCTGGTGGCGATCCTCGGCGCCACCCTGCTCGGCGAGACCCTCAGCCTCGCCGCCTGGGCCGGGGTCGCGCTGATCGCGGCGGGCGCGGCCCTCGTCGCCTCCGGACTGTGA
- a CDS encoding HWE histidine kinase domain-containing protein: MNERVGQDPAAEDPFRAGFDEAAIGLAVLSADGAGIVAANRALHDLVGWPPGTLSGRAAAELLNEGPDGLRDGLQVWRRADGAPLDVRVRRAGRTLVVEAVDVDAAAHSEANREALAAAGLGEWRWDRATGLLTLSRRAARILGRPPGRSVSWEELKTGLSQAELARLRALIAEADGTDEPYQFDTATTVAGRTVILRVRGQAVPGPDGTPAGMVGILQDITTRVEARDEILSRDQRLRVATTVARLGIFEWHMLEDQAIWENEHMYEIFGHAPEDGTIGKNEFLNDILHPDDRPAVRRAISQALREDGDLHISGRIRRKSDGVWRTIDMAGRFERDAPGRLPRRLIGVVADVTDRRVAEERQSLLIRELHHRVKNTLATVQAIVGSTARTASSIESFYEAFVGRIKSLAHTHSVLTEDTWQTASLANLLRNELKPYAEVAPDGGAEGRISLDGPAIDLPSEIAVPIGMAIHELTTNAAKYGALSNRTGRVAVEWSLEPGGPAGILRFSWRETGGPPVAPPSRQGFGSRLLQRVLITQVQAEVTTDYAPGGFSLTMRAPIPPRNDSLNPLV, encoded by the coding sequence GTGAATGAGAGGGTGGGGCAGGACCCGGCGGCGGAGGACCCGTTTCGCGCCGGCTTCGACGAGGCCGCGATCGGCCTCGCCGTGCTGTCGGCGGACGGGGCGGGGATCGTCGCCGCCAACCGCGCCCTGCACGATCTCGTCGGCTGGCCGCCGGGCACGCTGTCCGGGCGCGCGGCCGCCGAACTCCTGAACGAGGGGCCCGACGGCCTCCGGGACGGTCTCCAGGTCTGGCGCCGGGCGGACGGGGCACCCCTCGACGTGCGGGTCCGGCGCGCGGGCCGGACCCTGGTGGTCGAGGCGGTCGACGTGGACGCGGCGGCCCATTCCGAGGCGAACCGCGAGGCCCTGGCGGCCGCCGGGCTCGGGGAATGGCGCTGGGACCGCGCGACCGGCCTCCTCACCCTGTCGCGCCGCGCCGCCCGCATCCTCGGGCGGCCGCCGGGCCGGTCCGTCTCGTGGGAGGAATTGAAGACGGGCCTGTCGCAGGCGGAACTCGCGCGCCTGCGCGCGCTGATCGCCGAGGCGGACGGGACCGACGAGCCCTATCAGTTCGACACGGCCACCACGGTGGCCGGGCGGACCGTGATCCTGCGGGTCCGGGGGCAGGCCGTGCCGGGCCCCGACGGCACGCCGGCCGGTATGGTCGGCATCCTCCAGGACATCACCACGCGGGTCGAGGCCCGGGACGAGATCCTGTCCCGCGACCAGCGCCTGCGGGTCGCCACCACGGTCGCCCGGCTCGGCATCTTCGAGTGGCACATGCTCGAGGACCAGGCGATCTGGGAGAACGAGCACATGTACGAGATCTTCGGGCACGCGCCCGAGGACGGCACGATCGGCAAGAACGAGTTCCTCAACGACATCCTCCACCCCGACGACCGCCCCGCCGTCCGCCGGGCGATCTCCCAGGCGCTGCGGGAGGACGGGGATCTGCACATCAGCGGCCGGATCCGCCGCAAGTCCGACGGCGTGTGGCGCACGATCGACATGGCCGGCCGGTTCGAGCGCGACGCCCCCGGCCGCCTGCCCCGCCGCCTGATCGGCGTCGTCGCGGACGTGACCGACCGCCGGGTCGCGGAGGAGCGCCAGAGCCTGCTGATCCGCGAGCTCCACCACCGGGTGAAGAACACGCTGGCCACGGTCCAGGCCATCGTGGGCTCCACCGCGCGGACGGCGTCGAGCATCGAGAGCTTCTACGAGGCGTTCGTCGGGCGCATCAAATCCCTGGCGCACACGCACTCGGTCCTCACCGAGGACACGTGGCAGACGGCGTCGCTGGCCAACCTCCTGCGCAACGAGCTGAAGCCCTACGCGGAGGTGGCGCCGGACGGCGGCGCCGAGGGCCGCATCAGCCTCGACGGGCCGGCGATCGACCTGCCGTCCGAGATCGCGGTGCCGATCGGCATGGCGATCCACGAACTCACCACCAACGCGGCGAAGTACGGGGCCCTGTCGAACCGCACCGGCCGGGTGGCGGTGGAATGGTCCCTGGAGCCCGGGGGGCCGGCCGGGATCCTGCGGTTCTCATGGCGCGAGACCGGCGGCCCTCCGGTCGCGCCGCCGAGCCGCCAGGGCTTCGGCTCGCGCCTGCTGCAGCGCGTCCTGATCACCCAGGTCCAGGCCGAGGTGACCACCGACTACGCCCCCGGGGGCTTCTCCCTGACCATGCGGGCCCCGATCCCGCCGCGCAACGACAGCCTCAACCCGCTGGTGTGA
- a CDS encoding glutathione S-transferase family protein: MIRFFYNLSPNPMKVALCLEEMGLPYEPVPVDTRKGEQFDPAYTAVNPNGKVPAIVDGDVTVFDSNAILMYLAGKTGRFLPEGEPVRGEMLSWLMFVATGIGPFSGQCVHFRHFAQDGGAYATERYTFEARRHWGILDQRLADRTYVLGDTYTIVDMAVWGWARMVPFILGEGAFGDLPNVKRHLDALNARPAAQAAEALKGRHAFKAEMDAEARSFMFRAVQGAA, encoded by the coding sequence GTGATTCGATTCTTCTACAATCTCAGCCCCAACCCCATGAAGGTCGCCCTCTGCCTCGAGGAGATGGGGCTGCCCTACGAGCCGGTGCCGGTCGATACCCGCAAGGGCGAGCAGTTCGATCCGGCCTACACGGCCGTCAATCCGAACGGGAAGGTGCCGGCGATCGTCGACGGCGACGTGACCGTGTTCGATTCGAACGCGATCCTGATGTACCTGGCGGGCAAGACCGGCCGGTTCCTGCCGGAGGGCGAGCCCGTCCGCGGCGAGATGCTGTCCTGGCTGATGTTCGTGGCGACCGGCATCGGGCCGTTCTCCGGCCAGTGCGTGCATTTCCGCCACTTCGCGCAGGACGGGGGTGCCTACGCCACCGAGCGCTACACCTTCGAGGCGCGCCGGCACTGGGGCATCCTCGACCAGCGCCTCGCCGACCGCACCTACGTGCTGGGCGACACCTACACGATCGTCGACATGGCGGTCTGGGGCTGGGCCCGGATGGTGCCCTTCATCCTCGGCGAGGGCGCCTTCGGGGACCTGCCCAACGTCAAGCGCCACCTCGACGCGCTCAACGCGCGGCCGGCCGCCCAGGCCGCCGAGGCGCTGAAGGGCCGCCACGCCTTCAAGGCGGAGATGGACGCCGAGGCGCGGAGCTTCATGTTCCGCGCCGTGCAGGGCGCCGCCTGA
- a CDS encoding helix-turn-helix domain-containing protein — protein MAGQKTDQRDVYVGQRIAEQRRKASLTQRRVAQSFGMSAAQLQKYEKGTNRISAVHLDIFSRMTGVPMDYFFKGMPRNDDFIAPGFSEREQSTLSEAGLKGLAEVVGRHITENFSEEARRDVADAIRALESKLGG, from the coding sequence ATGGCGGGCCAGAAGACCGATCAGCGCGACGTCTATGTCGGGCAACGCATCGCCGAGCAGCGCCGGAAGGCATCGCTCACACAGCGCCGCGTCGCGCAGAGCTTCGGTATGTCTGCAGCTCAGCTCCAGAAATACGAGAAGGGTACCAACCGGATCAGCGCCGTCCATCTCGATATCTTCTCGCGGATGACCGGCGTGCCGATGGATTACTTCTTCAAAGGAATGCCCCGGAACGATGACTTCATCGCCCCGGGCTTCAGCGAGCGCGAGCAGTCCACCCTGTCGGAAGCCGGGTTGAAGGGGTTGGCGGAAGTCGTGGGCCGCCACATCACCGAGAACTTCTCCGAGGAGGCGCGCCGCGACGTGGCCGACGCGATCCGGGCGCTCGAGAGCAAGCTCGGCGGCTGA
- a CDS encoding thermonuclease family protein, whose translation MLAASLAALMAASLAAVPIRPARAAPGAGPSDCATGPARDEVVAGIGPRGEIRLVSGLRAVLDSLRWPDAPEAEAAALAWLEARRGARVTVVPRGQPDRWDRVRADLLAAEDDADLAGGLIAAGLAFADANEADSLCRPGLRLVEAAARARGLGLWSVALPAARDGPALRARAGRFVVAEGRIRHVGERGARTYLDFAARGTDGLTVTVSKRTWRMMRARGLSAASLEGRRVRVRGLLEVRRGPTLEVALDGLETLGETDRPEADSDGERGLRR comes from the coding sequence ATGCTGGCAGCCTCGCTGGCGGCCCTGATGGCGGCGTCGCTCGCCGCGGTGCCGATTCGTCCGGCACGCGCCGCGCCGGGGGCCGGCCCGTCCGACTGCGCGACCGGGCCGGCGCGCGACGAGGTCGTGGCCGGGATCGGGCCCCGGGGCGAGATCCGCCTGGTCTCGGGCCTCCGCGCGGTGTTGGACTCGCTGCGCTGGCCGGACGCGCCGGAGGCCGAAGCCGCGGCGCTGGCCTGGCTCGAGGCCCGGCGGGGCGCCCGCGTCACGGTGGTTCCCCGCGGGCAGCCCGACCGGTGGGATCGCGTGCGGGCCGATCTCCTGGCCGCGGAGGACGACGCGGACCTGGCGGGCGGCCTCATCGCGGCCGGGCTCGCCTTCGCGGACGCGAACGAGGCCGATTCGCTCTGCCGGCCCGGCCTGCGCCTCGTGGAGGCGGCCGCCCGGGCGCGCGGGCTCGGTCTCTGGAGCGTCGCGCTCCCGGCGGCGCGGGACGGTCCGGCGCTCCGGGCGCGGGCCGGGCGCTTCGTCGTCGCGGAGGGCCGGATCCGCCACGTCGGCGAGCGCGGCGCGCGCACCTATCTCGATTTCGCGGCCCGCGGCACGGACGGCCTCACGGTGACGGTATCGAAACGCACTTGGCGAATGATGCGCGCCCGTGGTTTGAGTGCGGCCTCGCTCGAAGGCCGGCGCGTGCGGGTGCGCGGCCTCCTGGAGGTCCGGCGCGGCCCGACCCTGGAGGTCGCCCTCGACGGGCTCGAGACGCTCGGGGAGACGGACCGGCCGGAGGCCGATTCGGACGGGGAACGGGGATTGCGGCGCTGA
- the trmB gene encoding tRNA (guanine(46)-N(7))-methyltransferase TrmB, whose translation MDTDTPGRPEHPAEEPERAFFGRRKGKRLRGQQERRLAELLPALRVDLPPGEAILDPRALFPAMPVPPEALWLEIGFGGGEHLAAQAAARPDIGIIGAEPFVNGVVKLLAAVEAQGLRNVRIRDEDVTALLARLPDACLDRVYLLYPDPWPKRRQRKRRFVSDASLAEIGRVLKDGGLFRFASDIDDYAGWTLVRAARCPVLAWTARDARDWTRPFPGWPGTRYEAKALEAGRRPTYLEFVRRPR comes from the coding sequence GTGGACACCGACACCCCTGGACGCCCCGAGCACCCGGCCGAGGAGCCGGAGCGCGCCTTCTTCGGGCGGCGCAAGGGCAAGCGCCTGCGCGGCCAGCAGGAGCGCCGGCTCGCCGAATTGCTGCCGGCCCTGCGGGTCGACCTGCCGCCGGGCGAGGCGATCCTCGATCCGCGCGCGCTGTTCCCGGCCATGCCGGTGCCGCCCGAGGCGCTCTGGCTGGAGATCGGCTTCGGCGGCGGCGAGCACCTCGCCGCCCAGGCGGCCGCGCGGCCGGATATCGGCATCATCGGTGCCGAGCCCTTCGTCAACGGCGTGGTCAAGCTGCTGGCGGCCGTCGAGGCGCAGGGGCTGCGCAACGTCCGCATCCGCGACGAGGACGTGACCGCCCTGCTGGCGCGCCTGCCGGATGCCTGCCTCGACCGGGTCTACCTGCTCTATCCCGATCCCTGGCCCAAGCGGCGGCAGCGCAAGCGCCGGTTCGTCTCCGACGCCTCCCTCGCCGAGATCGGCCGGGTCCTGAAGGACGGGGGCCTGTTCCGCTTCGCCAGCGACATCGACGACTATGCCGGCTGGACGCTGGTCCGGGCCGCGCGGTGCCCGGTCCTCGCCTGGACGGCGCGGGACGCGCGGGACTGGACGCGACCTTTCCCGGGCTGGCCCGGCACGCGCTACGAGGCCAAGGCGCTGGAAGCGGGCCGCCGGCCGACCTACCTGGAATTCGTCCGCCGCCCCCGGTGA
- the murJ gene encoding murein biosynthesis integral membrane protein MurJ — MIRSILSVGGWTLVSRVTGFARDVVMAAVMGAGPLADAFVVAFRLPNHFRAIFGEGAFNTAFVPAYAGLAEAGEPGAAHRFADRVFTLMLIVQLVLLNLALPAMPWVVHALAPGFAEDGERFQLAVALTRITFPYLLFMTLVTLLSGILNAHRHFAVAAGAPVLLNLAMLAALSVSFLFPNAAYAAAWGVAVSGVLQFGLLWWGCRRVRVMPDLAVPRLDPALKRFFVVLGPAVVGSAGFQIAAFADTIIASWLPTGAVSALYYADRLYQLPFGVIAIAAGTVLLPEMSRRIAAGDVAGAHAAQNRAAGFSLALSAPFTVAFLTIPGLIMAALFQRGAFSAEDTARAASVLAAYGFALPAVVLVRSAVASFYARQDTKTPLWASLTAIGVNVALKLWLTGPYGVTGLALATAVAQWVNLLLLLVLAKRRDWTAPGRALGLTVAGVALACLGLAAVAVYGQGLVQALVPALPHGRDLVVLAVLGLAGALVYGGLLAGLLHLFGLRLRRA; from the coding sequence ATGATCCGCTCCATCCTGTCCGTCGGCGGCTGGACCCTGGTCTCGCGCGTCACCGGCTTCGCCCGCGACGTGGTGATGGCCGCCGTCATGGGCGCCGGGCCCCTGGCCGACGCCTTCGTGGTCGCCTTCCGGCTCCCGAACCATTTCCGCGCGATCTTCGGCGAGGGCGCGTTCAACACCGCCTTCGTGCCGGCCTATGCCGGGCTCGCGGAGGCCGGCGAGCCCGGGGCGGCGCACCGCTTCGCCGACCGGGTCTTCACCCTGATGCTGATCGTGCAGCTCGTGCTGCTCAACCTCGCCCTGCCGGCCATGCCCTGGGTGGTCCACGCCCTGGCGCCGGGCTTCGCGGAGGATGGCGAGCGCTTCCAGCTCGCCGTGGCGCTGACCCGCATCACCTTCCCGTACCTGCTATTCATGACGCTGGTGACGCTGCTGTCGGGCATCCTGAACGCCCACCGGCACTTCGCCGTGGCGGCGGGCGCCCCGGTCCTGCTCAACCTCGCCATGCTGGCGGCCTTGAGCGTGAGTTTCCTGTTCCCGAACGCGGCCTACGCCGCCGCCTGGGGCGTCGCGGTCTCGGGCGTGCTCCAGTTCGGCCTGCTGTGGTGGGGCTGCCGCCGGGTCCGCGTGATGCCGGACCTCGCGGTGCCGCGCCTCGATCCCGCGCTCAAGCGCTTCTTCGTCGTGCTCGGGCCGGCGGTGGTCGGCTCGGCCGGCTTCCAGATCGCGGCCTTCGCCGACACGATCATCGCGAGCTGGCTGCCGACCGGGGCGGTCTCGGCGCTCTACTACGCCGACCGGCTCTACCAGCTGCCCTTCGGGGTCATCGCCATCGCGGCCGGCACGGTGCTGCTGCCGGAGATGAGCCGCCGGATCGCGGCCGGCGACGTGGCGGGCGCCCACGCGGCGCAGAACCGGGCCGCGGGCTTCTCCCTGGCCCTCTCGGCGCCGTTCACCGTCGCGTTCCTGACCATCCCGGGCCTGATCATGGCGGCGCTGTTCCAGCGCGGCGCCTTCAGCGCCGAGGACACGGCGCGGGCGGCCTCGGTGCTGGCGGCCTACGGCTTCGCCCTGCCGGCGGTCGTGCTGGTGCGCAGCGCCGTGGCGAGCTTCTACGCCCGCCAGGACACCAAGACGCCGCTCTGGGCCTCGCTGACCGCGATCGGCGTCAACGTCGCCCTGAAGCTGTGGCTCACTGGCCCCTACGGCGTGACCGGCCTCGCGCTCGCCACCGCGGTCGCCCAGTGGGTGAACCTGCTGCTGCTGCTCGTCCTGGCCAAGCGCCGGGACTGGACGGCGCCGGGGCGCGCGCTCGGCCTCACCGTCGCCGGGGTGGCGCTGGCCTGCCTCGGGCTGGCGGCGGTCGCCGTCTACGGCCAGGGGCTCGTCCAGGCGCTGGTGCCGGCCCTCCCGCACGGGCGCGACCTCGTCGTCCTGGCGGTGCTGGGACTCGCCGGTGCCCTGGTCTACGGCGGCCTGCTGGCGGGCCTGCTGCACCTGTTCGGCCTGCGCCTGCGCCGGGCCTGA